The segment TTGCCGGGCAATCCGATCAGCGGCGTGCCCTGGATGATGCCCATCGCCACGGGCCGGCCGGGCTTGATCGCCATCCGCCACAGCACCAGCGAGCCGATGCTCTCGACCGCCGCCTTGACGTGATCCTCCTCGCCGGTCGAGACACCGCCGGTGGTGAGGATCAGATCATGTCTGCCTGCGACCTGCTTCAATCCATCCGCAAGCGATATGCGTTCATCGCGCAAGATGCCGAGATCGGAAACCTCGCAGCCGAGCCGGCGCAACATCGCCATCAGCATGAAGCGGTTGGAATCGTAAAGCTGCGACCGAGCGCGTGGCTCGCCGGGCGACGCAAGCTCGTCGCCAGTCGAGAACACCGCGACGCGGATGCGCCTGACCACATCGAGCAGGGTCAGGCCGAACGCAGCTGCAAGCGCGACGTGCTGCGGCCGCAAGCGCAGACCGGCGCGCAACGCGACGCGACCTTGCGGAATGTCTTCGCCCGCGGGGCGAACATTGGCGCCCGGCTTGAGCCCCGGCGGCAGCACGATCCTGCCGGCGTCATCGATGCGGACATCCTCCTGCATGAAGACGGTCTCGGCATCCGGCGGCATCGGCGCGCCGGTAAAGATGCGCGCGGTGTGGCCTGGCTTGATCGCGGCCTGCGCCAGGCCGCCGGCCT is part of the Bradyrhizobium commune genome and harbors:
- a CDS encoding molybdopterin molybdotransferase MoeA, with the protein product MAQLSDDCFAFGGPMMSVDEAVGLITARVNAIADLEAVALVDADGRVLAHDIAAPLPLPPFTNSAVDGYAVRSADLPRDAEQAFPLDGRIQAGGLAQAAIKPGHTARIFTGAPMPPDAETVFMQEDVRIDDAGRIVLPPGLKPGANVRPAGEDIPQGRVALRAGLRLRPQHVALAAAFGLTLLDVVRRIRVAVFSTGDELASPGEPRARSQLYDSNRFMLMAMLRRLGCEVSDLGILRDERISLADGLKQVAGRHDLILTTGGVSTGEEDHVKAAVESIGSLVLWRMAIKPGRPVAMGIIQGTPLIGLPGNPVASFVTFVHVVRPTVLALAGGLPERFLPIPVPAAFSYKKKIGRREYVRASLRRGADGMLEAVKFPREGAGLLSSLVETDGLVELGEDITRVEPGSSVGFLSYADLI